CAAATAATTGAAAAGGGCTTCTAGTTCTTTACTATATTAATTATTGTTGATGTGTAGGTTAGCAGCATTTTCTTGATTTGCCTTTACCTTACCCCGCCCATGCTGGCAGATCTTTCTCTTTTGGGGTTGCTTTCTGCTTATTATTTCAATCTTCGATTTATTTATATGTGACAATATTTATGAGGTACAGGCCAGATGTTGAAGAAGGAGAAAAGTTGATTAGGAGGCATAACAATCAATCAAAATGTGCGGATCAGTCACTATTCTTGAATTTTGCTATGCATTCAGTCAGAATGGAGGCCTGCGATTGTCCACCAACTCATCATGTTTCACAAGAGGAGAAATCAAAATCTTCAGTTCTTCCTGGAAGCAAAACACCCCATATTGTGGAACAGAATGATGTTGTCCAAGCTGATGGATACAAATGCTGTTCTGAGTACTCAAATGTTAAGCAGGATGTCATTTGGGGAAGCAAGAATAACAGGAGAAATAAGAACCATAGTCCTGCCAATAAAGTGTCACATGTTGGTGAAAAACCCAGAACAACAATGCAAGAGtctgaaaaacaaagaaaagctgGTAATGATAGCTTTCTGAGGGTCCTGTTCTGGCAGTTTCATAATTTTCGGATGCTCCTTGGAAGTGATTTGCTTCTGTTTAGTAATGAAAAGTATGTTGCTGTGAGCTTGCATTTGTGGGATGTCACAAGACAGGTAAGAGCATTCTTCTAATACTCTTTGATCATACTTTATGTTTGGAAGATTGTTAATTATGTTCACTTGATTTTGATAGGTCACACCTTTGACATGGCTTGAAGCCTGGCTTGACAATGTTATGGCAAGTGTGCCTGAGCTGGCAATATGTTATCATCGTAATGGTGTTGTTCAGGGATATGAGCTTCTGAAGACAGATGATATTTTTTTACTTAAAGGGATATCTGAGGATGGGACGCCAGCATTTCATCCATATGTTGTCCAGCAAAATGGCCTTTCCGTTTTGAGGTTCCTTCAGGAAAATTGCAAACAGGATCCTGGAGCTTACTGGGtactttttatttattaagaTAAAATATCCGttgattttacaatttttttcccTTAGTAGTGCTGGCAAGTTTGAAGTAGTATTTTTGCAGCTTTATAAAGGTGCAGGTGAAGACGATATACAGCTTTTTGATCTTTCTGTTATTCCCAAAAACCATTCATCTAATGATTGTGATGATGCTTCAAGCTCCTTGCCATCTTTAATCAATAGAGGTAGAAGTGATGCAGTGTATTCACTGGGAACACTCCTGTATCGAATCGCTCACAGGCTTTCACTGTCAATGGTGTGAAAACTAACCCTATCTCCAGGTTTATTTGAGGTCTCGAACAGCTAATTGCAAGTTATTGTTTCTTTTTCTGCAGGCTGCTAAAAATAGGGCTAGATGTGTCAGCTTCTTTAGGAAGTGTTTGGAATTTCTTGACGACTCAGACCACCTGGTACCTTTCTGGAATAACATGTTTTATATCTTCCCGCACTTTACATTTGCACTCCAAAATTTTTCTGATGACTGCATTTCTAATAAATGTGTTGCTCAACAGGCAGTACGAGCAATTGCTCATGAACAGTTTGCAAGGCTGATTTTAAATTATGATGAGGAGCTTAATCTAACATCGGACTCACTAGCTGTGGAATGTGGACTAACTCTTACTGAAGCCAAAGAGTCACCTTGGGATGCCGAAAACACTAATTCTGAGTCAGTTGCTCCAGAAGTATTCTATCTCCTAGCCGATGACAAATCCCATGAACATGAACAAACACCTGACTCAGTAGATGGTGATGCACAATTGAGCAACCACAGAACGTCTCTATCCAGCTCATCTCCAGATGCTAGCAGCTCTTCTGGATGTGAAGTATGTCCAGTTACCACACCTGTGGTTCAGACAGTTGCTGATCCAATATCATCTAAGTTAGCCGCAGTACATCATGTTTCACAGGCCATTAAGTCTCTGAGATGGATGCGACAGCTTCACAGCAACGAACCAGAGGTGATGGATCGGTTTGATGAAGATCATGATAGGTCACCGTCATCTTTTGATGTTTCTGTTTGTGCTTGTGGGGATGCTGACTGTATTGAGGTTTGTGACATTCGAGAATGGCTACCAACATCCAAGTTGGATCATAAGTTGTGGAAGCTTGTTCTTTTGCTTGGAGAATCTTATTTAGCACTTTCCGAAGCATACAAGGAGGATGGTCAACTACATCAAGCTTTAAAGGTTATACAGTTAGCATGTTCTGTTTATGGATCAATGCCTTCACATCTGGAGGACACGGAGTTCATTTCTTCTATGGTTAGTAGCTCATCCTTGCAGAGAAAATGTTATGATATAAATGAAAGTCGTACATTGCTGAATGATGTAAAAGATGAGACTGTTAATGGGTATCTCACTGTTGAGAGAAAGTCTTCTACTTACTTTTTCTGGTCCAAGGCATGGGAGCTGGTCGGAGATGTTTATGTCGAGTTCCATAGGATAGAGAGTAATGAAATTTCAGTACAAGATGTGAGAAGGCCTGCAAACAGTGAATTGAAAATGTCATCTGAGGTTGCTAAGGAAGTTAAAAGGCTGAAGAAGAAGCTGGTGCAGTTGAACCAGAATTGTAGATCATGTTCCTTGGTAAATTGTAGTTGCCAAAGCGACAGAGCTAGTAGTGGAAGCAGTGCAAGCAGTAGTAGTGCAGATATGAGCCTGATGACTTATGGTAGAAAGCATGGTAAACGATGGTTTACTAAAAATACCAATTATTTGCATCCAAAAGATCCTGGAGATGAGCTCATTCTTAATGAGAATCAGAAAGATTTTGAACATTTTGAGCACAGTAATTATGGTGGAAACTTGATAGATACTCTTGATGGTAGCGCGATTGAAGTTGAATCCTTAGCAGCTATGAACTCCAGAAAACATGAGGGATCTTCAGAGCCCGACAATTCCGGTTCCAGTGCTCTATCACAAACTGAATTAAGTTCAAAGGTAACAGGTATAGTTAAAAATGGTGGTATCTTTGATTATCTAAGTAGACCTGTACTTGGAGATGTTGAGCACAATCTATTAGCTGCTTTAAAATGCTATGAAGAAGCTAGAAAAGCATTGCTTAAACTTCCATCCAGTTTATCTGAGTTAGAATCACTGGTTAAAAAGAAAGGGTGGGTTTGTAATGAATTGGGGAGAATTAGAATAGAAAATAAAGAGTTGAACAAGGCTGAACTGGCCTTTGTAGATGCTATAGTTGCATTCAGAGAAGTTTCAGATCACACCAATATAATATTGATAAACTGTAATTTGGGTCATGGCCGACGAGCTTTAGCTGAGGAGATGGTATCAAAAATTGAGAATCTCAAATTACAGAACATCTTTCATAATGCATACAGTCATGCTCTGGAAACTGCaaaactagaatataaagaatCTATTAGATATTATGGGGCAGCAAGGCTAGAACTAAATGCTGTAAATGAGGATGATGATGCTGTGACAAGCAGCTTGAGGAAGGAGGTACATACACAGTATGCTCATACTTATCTGCGGCTTGGCATGCTTTTGGCAAGAGAAAATAGTACAGCTGAACTGTATGAGAATGGATCACTGGAGGATACCTGTGTAAGGCATAGGAATTCCCATGATCGAAGAAGGAAAGAATTGAGAAAGCATGAGATTTCAGCTAATGAGGCCATTAGGGAAGCATTATCTGTGTACGAGTCTCTAGGTGAACTACGCAAACAGGAGGCTGCATATGCTTACTTCCAGTTAGGTTGCTATCAGAGGGattgttgtttgaaatttatgaaCGCTGGCAATAAGAAAAGCCTTTCAACAAAAGGTGAAAATAGCACTGACCATCGAGTCAAGCAGTATTCATCTCTGGCAGACAGGAACTGGCAAAAAGCAATGGACTTTTATGGCCCTAAAACCCATCCTAACATGTATATTACTATACTCATGGAAAGGTCGTCTCTTTCATTAAGCCTTTCAAGTCAAATACGCTCCAGTGTGGTATTTTCCTTCCCTTTATATTTGCATATTATATTatgtttgttataatttctttCCCTGGGATTCCGTTCAGATTAAGTAAATGTCAATCTTTTATGTGGAAGTATGCTCTATCTTCTATGTATATCAGTAGCAATTCCTAGCGTCTTCTCCGAACAGTATGCAGAGAATGTTTCGCACTTCCAGTTTATACATGTCCTGATGAGAACTTGGTTAAAAACTGTCTGACATGTACTGAATTATGCTGATATGTTAGATGAGTTCCACTGTAAAATGTGAACTGCATATTTTCTCAAGTTCTATAATACTGTGTAATATTAATATAACACTCGAATCGCTCCTCTGGTGTATGGATATTGAGAAAAAATTAGAACAATGAAGATTCCTAGAATTTACTCACTGTTGCATTTCTTATAGTGATTTATTTGTGAAAAACTATCTACTATGctatacaaaaaataaatttatatagcCTTACATGACTAATTCATGTAGCTCATTCTATCTATTTGGTAAAACTTGGTAATTGTAGTATTGATTTTAAAATAGCGCCTCACTACAAACATATTGTGTTGCTGTTTAACATTTTTCAGTAAAAGAAGCCAAAGGGCAATACTAAGCATATTTTGACTTAGTCACATTTATTTACTTCTGGTGAATTCTATTGTCCATTTGTGGTTCTGATTTTCAGTGTTTCTTTGTCCATCAGTTGCTGATACTTTCAGAATTTGTTCCAGGTTCTTGAGTCAGCTTTGGTTCTCATGCTCGAAGGACGCCATGTTTCAGAGACAAGCACTGACACTTTCAGTGCTGGTTATCCTGAACTGCATGCGAAATACTGGAGTCAGTTGCAGATGGTTTTGAAGAAAATGTTAGCCATGGTACTATCATCAAGTGCGAacaaatctccctgccaaccgtCTCTATCCTCTGGTAGACTTGGAGATGGAGGAAAGATCAGGGAACTGTATAAGATGTCCCTCAAGGGTACGGACATGACCCAACTGCATGCCATGTACAGCTTGTGGATGTCATAATGAGGTATTCAACCTGCCAATTTTGTCTTGGTTGCCTCAGAACAAAAGTGAATAGTTTTCCATCTCTCGTTGATTGTCTTAATATTTGTGGGAAAAATGTGGTTAACTTGGAGGATGCAAGTCTTGAACTCAGTTCCGTCTAATTGATTGGAGATTTAGTTGACCACTTAGATAAACCAAGACTTGCATTGACTGTAAAGAATTTCCTCACAAAGACACATTACCATCACAAGAATGAAGAGAGCACTTTTTTATgttagaaaagaagagaaaacttTTGACATGTATAAAAGTATAAAAACTAAATTGGGATAAAATATCCTCTCAAATATGGAAGAGTAAAGCTATGATATATATATAGGGCTAAATCATGTAAGACTGCATCTCAATCACTCTGAATATTAGTTAGAGGAACACCGTTGGTCAGACCATGTGTAGCAtcaaggattttttatttttataaattaaataaatataataattaccaaaataaataatttaaaaaatatttaccaaaataaatatttttcttttatctcgtttacactgtaaacgacgagtgtaaacgagatacatgtatttttaaaaaaaaattgaaaataataaaaaatattaataatatcaataatccaaaTTTTTAGCATGTAATTAGTACATAAAAAAGTTTGTAAAAGAGATTAAAAtggatatgtttgatcaattagtactcaaaaagagtatataaaaatttttagattaaattatgatTTAATTGGATTGATTTAAATCTGAAAACACAAGAGAATTGAAACGGTTTGCCAATTGTTAGAAGAGGTTGATGGGATAGTAAGAAGAGAATTGAAACGGTTATCTCTTACGTTATCTCCTAATATCC
The DNA window shown above is from Arachis ipaensis cultivar K30076 chromosome B08, Araip1.1, whole genome shotgun sequence and carries:
- the LOC107613345 gene encoding uncharacterized protein LOC107613345 isoform X1 produces the protein MAKLSSSSSSSSSSSVSNSENSRELLCVGTLEIATPKPVGFLCGSIPVPTDKSFNAFHSPLLPTPQTVNAPRYRYRMLPTETDLNMPPLLADFPDKVLPVGYVQSKATGGDFPWEGNAVASNFTRKCEALAVSGLADYGDEIDVIAPADILKQIFKMPYSKARLSIAVHRIGQTLVLNTGPDVEEGEKLIRRHNNQSKCADQSLFLNFAMHSVRMEACDCPPTHHVSQEEKSKSSVLPGSKTPHIVEQNDVVQADGYKCCSEYSNVKQDVIWGSKNNRRNKNHSPANKVSHVGEKPRTTMQESEKQRKAGNDSFLRVLFWQFHNFRMLLGSDLLLFSNEKYVAVSLHLWDVTRQVTPLTWLEAWLDNVMASVPELAICYHRNGVVQGYELLKTDDIFLLKGISEDGTPAFHPYVVQQNGLSVLRFLQENCKQDPGAYWLYKGAGEDDIQLFDLSVIPKNHSSNDCDDASSSLPSLINRGRSDAVYSLGTLLYRIAHRLSLSMAAKNRARCVSFFRKCLEFLDDSDHLAVRAIAHEQFARLILNYDEELNLTSDSLAVECGLTLTEAKESPWDAENTNSESVAPEVFYLLADDKSHEHEQTPDSVDGDAQLSNHRTSLSSSSPDASSSSGCEVCPVTTPVVQTVADPISSKLAAVHHVSQAIKSLRWMRQLHSNEPEVMDRFDEDHDRSPSSFDVSVCACGDADCIEVCDIREWLPTSKLDHKLWKLVLLLGESYLALSEAYKEDGQLHQALKVIQLACSVYGSMPSHLEDTEFISSMVSSSSLQRKCYDINESRTLLNDVKDETVNGYLTVERKSSTYFFWSKAWELVGDVYVEFHRIESNEISVQDVRRPANSELKMSSEVAKEVKRLKKKLVQLNQNCRSCSLVNCSCQSDRASSGSSASSSSADMSLMTYGRKHGKRWFTKNTNYLHPKDPGDELILNENQKDFEHFEHSNYGGNLIDTLDGSAIEVESLAAMNSRKHEGSSEPDNSGSSALSQTELSSKVTGIVKNGGIFDYLSRPVLGDVEHNLLAALKCYEEARKALLKLPSSLSELESLVKKKGWVCNELGRIRIENKELNKAELAFVDAIVAFREVSDHTNIILINCNLGHGRRALAEEMVSKIENLKLQNIFHNAYSHALETAKLEYKESIRYYGAARLELNAVNEDDDAVTSSLRKEVHTQYAHTYLRLGMLLARENSTAELYENGSLEDTCVRHRNSHDRRRKELRKHEISANEAIREALSVYESLGELRKQEAAYAYFQLGCYQRDCCLKFMNAGNKKSLSTKGENSTDHRVKQYSSLADRNWQKAMDFYGPKTHPNMYITILMERSSLSLSLSSQIRSSVVLESALVLMLEGRHVSETSTDTFSAGYPELHAKYWSQLQMVLKKMLAMVLSSSANKSPCQPSLSSGRLGDGGKIRELYKMSLKGTDMTQLHAMYSLWMS
- the LOC107613345 gene encoding uncharacterized protein LOC107613345 isoform X2 is translated as MPYSKARLSIAVHRIGQTLVLNTGPDVEEGEKLIRRHNNQSKCADQSLFLNFAMHSVRMEACDCPPTHHVSQEEKSKSSVLPGSKTPHIVEQNDVVQADGYKCCSEYSNVKQDVIWGSKNNRRNKNHSPANKVSHVGEKPRTTMQESEKQRKAGNDSFLRVLFWQFHNFRMLLGSDLLLFSNEKYVAVSLHLWDVTRQVTPLTWLEAWLDNVMASVPELAICYHRNGVVQGYELLKTDDIFLLKGISEDGTPAFHPYVVQQNGLSVLRFLQENCKQDPGAYWLYKGAGEDDIQLFDLSVIPKNHSSNDCDDASSSLPSLINRGRSDAVYSLGTLLYRIAHRLSLSMAAKNRARCVSFFRKCLEFLDDSDHLAVRAIAHEQFARLILNYDEELNLTSDSLAVECGLTLTEAKESPWDAENTNSESVAPEVFYLLADDKSHEHEQTPDSVDGDAQLSNHRTSLSSSSPDASSSSGCEVCPVTTPVVQTVADPISSKLAAVHHVSQAIKSLRWMRQLHSNEPEVMDRFDEDHDRSPSSFDVSVCACGDADCIEVCDIREWLPTSKLDHKLWKLVLLLGESYLALSEAYKEDGQLHQALKVIQLACSVYGSMPSHLEDTEFISSMVSSSSLQRKCYDINESRTLLNDVKDETVNGYLTVERKSSTYFFWSKAWELVGDVYVEFHRIESNEISVQDVRRPANSELKMSSEVAKEVKRLKKKLVQLNQNCRSCSLVNCSCQSDRASSGSSASSSSADMSLMTYGRKHGKRWFTKNTNYLHPKDPGDELILNENQKDFEHFEHSNYGGNLIDTLDGSAIEVESLAAMNSRKHEGSSEPDNSGSSALSQTELSSKVTGIVKNGGIFDYLSRPVLGDVEHNLLAALKCYEEARKALLKLPSSLSELESLVKKKGWVCNELGRIRIENKELNKAELAFVDAIVAFREVSDHTNIILINCNLGHGRRALAEEMVSKIENLKLQNIFHNAYSHALETAKLEYKESIRYYGAARLELNAVNEDDDAVTSSLRKEVHTQYAHTYLRLGMLLARENSTAELYENGSLEDTCVRHRNSHDRRRKELRKHEISANEAIREALSVYESLGELRKQEAAYAYFQLGCYQRDCCLKFMNAGNKKSLSTKGENSTDHRVKQYSSLADRNWQKAMDFYGPKTHPNMYITILMERSSLSLSLSSQIRSSVVLESALVLMLEGRHVSETSTDTFSAGYPELHAKYWSQLQMVLKKMLAMVLSSSANKSPCQPSLSSGRLGDGGKIRELYKMSLKGTDMTQLHAMYSLWMS